The following are encoded in a window of Geobacter metallireducens GS-15 genomic DNA:
- a CDS encoding DUF4160 domain-containing protein: MPAISMFYGIVIYLYFYDDERHKIPHIHAKYQGEDASVSIANGEILAGDIPLSKLRLVQAWIEIHRDALMADWALAVNGQPPFAIEPLR, encoded by the coding sequence ATGCCAGCCATCTCGATGTTTTATGGGATTGTGATTTACCTGTACTTTTACGATGATGAACGACATAAGATTCCGCATATTCACGCAAAATATCAGGGAGAAGACGCTTCTGTCTCGATTGCTAACGGCGAAATTCTAGCGGGCGACATCCCATTGTCCAAGCTTCGATTGGTTCAGGCATGGATAGAGATTCACAGGGATGCGCTGATGGCTGATTGGGCGCTTGCGGTGAACGGTCAACCACCTTTTGCCATTGAGCCGCTCAGATAG
- the trpD gene encoding anthranilate phosphoribosyltransferase, which produces MIKKAIAKVVERIDLTEAEMIEVMDQIMSGEATPAQIASFITALRMKGETVEEITGAARVMRDRATPIRVGKGVLDIDRDDINIDQETILDVVGTGGDGTNTFNISTTVSFVVASCGVKVAKHGNRAVSSACGSADVLESLGVSLDVTPETVENAIARIGIGFLFAPALHGAMKHAIGPRKEIGIRTIFNILGPLTNPAGADCQVLGVYREDLVEPLAHVLHKLGCKRGFVVFGMDGMDEITLTRETRVAEVTREGVTVRTITPEEFGFASCPPGDLRGGDAAGNARIVRSILDGATGPRRDVVLLNAAYALVAAGKATDPAEGIRLAAEAIDSGRALAKLEELIALTNE; this is translated from the coding sequence ATGATCAAAAAAGCAATTGCAAAGGTAGTTGAGCGCATCGACCTCACGGAAGCGGAGATGATCGAGGTCATGGACCAGATCATGTCCGGCGAGGCCACCCCGGCCCAGATCGCTTCCTTCATCACCGCCCTCCGAATGAAGGGGGAGACGGTGGAGGAGATCACCGGCGCAGCCCGAGTCATGCGGGATCGGGCCACCCCCATCCGGGTCGGCAAGGGGGTCCTCGATATCGACCGGGATGACATCAACATCGATCAGGAGACGATCCTGGACGTGGTCGGCACCGGGGGGGACGGCACCAACACCTTCAATATCTCCACCACCGTCTCCTTCGTGGTGGCATCCTGCGGGGTGAAGGTGGCCAAGCACGGCAACCGGGCGGTTTCGTCCGCCTGCGGGAGTGCCGACGTCCTGGAGTCCCTGGGGGTCAGCCTGGACGTGACCCCGGAGACGGTGGAGAACGCCATCGCGAGGATCGGCATCGGCTTCCTCTTCGCCCCGGCCCTCCACGGCGCCATGAAACACGCCATCGGCCCCCGGAAGGAGATCGGCATCCGGACCATCTTCAATATCCTCGGGCCCCTCACGAACCCGGCCGGCGCCGACTGCCAGGTCCTCGGCGTTTACCGGGAGGATCTCGTGGAGCCCCTGGCCCATGTCCTTCACAAGCTTGGCTGCAAGCGCGGCTTTGTGGTCTTCGGCATGGACGGCATGGACGAGATTACCCTTACCCGTGAGACCCGCGTTGCCGAGGTGACCCGGGAGGGGGTGACGGTGCGGACCATCACGCCGGAGGAGTTCGGCTTTGCCTCCTGTCCTCCCGGTGATCTCCGGGGGGGCGACGCCGCCGGCAACGCTCGCATCGTTCGCAGCATCCTGGACGGGGCCACGGGGCCCAGGCGGGACGTGGTGCTCCTGAACGCCGCCTATGCCCTCGTGGCCGCCGGCAAGGCCACGGACCCGGCCGAGGGGATCCGTCTCGCCGCCGAGGCCATCGATTCGGGCCGCGCCCTGGCAAAGCTGGAAGAGCTGATTGCATTGACAAATGAATAA
- a CDS encoding AbrB/MazE/SpoVT family DNA-binding domain-containing protein, with protein sequence MRTNIIRIGNSQGIRIPKVLLEQSHLGAEVELEVEDEKIIIRSASRPRQGWGEKFQLMAESGDDRMLNGDAGEQTEWDKDEWEW encoded by the coding sequence ATGAGGACCAACATTATTCGCATAGGCAATTCCCAAGGCATCCGAATCCCTAAGGTTCTCCTGGAACAGAGCCATCTCGGAGCAGAGGTGGAGTTGGAGGTGGAGGATGAGAAAATCATCATCCGCTCCGCTTCCCGCCCTCGCCAGGGGTGGGGGGAGAAATTCCAGCTCATGGCTGAGAGCGGCGATGACAGAATGCTTAACGGGGATGCGGGCGAGCAGACCGAATGGGACAAGGATGAATGGGAATGGTAG
- a CDS encoding DUF2442 domain-containing protein, with translation MESVIKVVPQDDFHLLITFNTGETRLFDARPYLEKGVFNRLKNLELFKQAFVAFDTVCWPDNLDIAPETLYDRSQSLPCSEVSNG, from the coding sequence ATGGAATCCGTAATCAAAGTAGTTCCACAGGACGATTTTCATCTACTCATAACCTTCAATACCGGAGAAACCAGGCTGTTCGATGCTCGGCCCTATTTGGAAAAAGGGGTATTTAACCGACTGAAAAATCTCGAACTATTCAAACAGGCGTTTGTTGCTTTTGATACTGTCTGCTGGCCCGACAATCTCGATATAGCCCCGGAAACATTGTATGACCGTTCACAATCGCTTCCCTGCTCTGAAGTGTCAAATGGCTGA
- a CDS encoding L,D-transpeptidase family protein, translating into MRIRLLRLCAAALLGILAAAPDGRCRQDPDLASPPTVDRVVVYKSKRLLELRSGQNLIRSYRVALGRNPVGPKVRAGDFRTPEGIYRLDRRSLQSRFFRSIHISYPNTEDIATARKQGVSAGGDIMIHGLPTGFEDLGPSHASFDWTKGCIAVTNAEMTEIWHLVRNGTPIEILP; encoded by the coding sequence ATGCGAATCAGATTGCTCAGACTCTGCGCGGCTGCCCTGCTCGGCATCCTGGCAGCCGCTCCGGACGGCCGGTGTCGACAAGACCCGGACCTGGCTTCGCCTCCCACCGTTGACAGGGTGGTAGTCTACAAATCGAAGCGGCTGCTGGAGCTGCGCAGCGGCCAGAACCTGATCCGATCCTACCGGGTGGCACTGGGAAGAAACCCCGTCGGCCCCAAGGTAAGAGCCGGTGACTTCCGGACTCCCGAAGGAATCTACCGGCTCGACCGCCGTTCCCTCCAGAGCCGGTTCTTCCGATCGATCCACATCTCCTACCCCAATACCGAAGACATCGCCACGGCCCGGAAACAGGGAGTTTCTGCCGGAGGGGACATCATGATCCATGGTCTCCCGACCGGATTCGAGGACCTGGGCCCGTCTCACGCCTCCTTTGATTGGACCAAGGGGTGCATCGCCGTCACCAACGCCGAGATGACGGAAATTTGGCACCTGGTGCGAAACGGCACCCCGATCGAAATACTGCCTTGA
- a CDS encoding phosphoribosylanthranilate isomerase: MVRVKICGITSLEDALMAVEAGADALGFVFHEDSPRHVPPEQATGIIAGLPPFVQTVGLFVNRPIAYVNETAARCRIDLVQLHGDEPPEFCAAVERRVIKAFRVQDITSLDPIKHYRVAAHLLDAYSPKAYGGTGLTFNWDIAAAAKEFGPVILAGGLTPDNIREAVEAVNPYAVDVSGGVESAPGRKDAAKVREFIRRAKA, encoded by the coding sequence ATGGTTCGCGTCAAGATCTGCGGCATAACCTCCCTGGAGGACGCCCTCATGGCGGTGGAGGCCGGAGCCGATGCCCTCGGCTTCGTCTTCCATGAAGACTCTCCCCGTCACGTGCCCCCCGAGCAGGCCACCGGCATCATCGCCGGGCTTCCCCCCTTCGTGCAGACCGTGGGCCTCTTCGTAAACCGCCCCATCGCATACGTCAACGAAACAGCGGCCCGGTGCCGCATCGACCTGGTCCAGCTCCACGGCGACGAGCCTCCCGAGTTCTGCGCAGCCGTGGAGCGCCGGGTGATCAAGGCCTTCCGGGTACAGGACATCACGAGTCTCGACCCGATCAAGCACTACCGCGTCGCGGCCCATCTCCTCGATGCCTATTCCCCCAAGGCCTACGGCGGCACCGGCCTCACCTTCAACTGGGACATCGCAGCGGCGGCCAAGGAGTTCGGCCCGGTCATCCTTGCCGGCGGGCTCACCCCCGACAACATTCGCGAGGCGGTGGAGGCAGTGAACCCTTACGCCGTGGACGTTTCGGGCGGTGTGGAGAGCGCCCCGGGCCGAAAGGATGCGGCCAAGGTGCGGGAGTTTATTCGACGGGCGAAAGCATAG
- a CDS encoding TrpB-like pyridoxal phosphate-dependent enzyme, translating into MQTKILLDESRIPTHWYNIIPDMPGPLAPVINPRTLQPVTPDDLLPIFPMAIIEQEVSGERWIPIPEEVREIYRLWRPSPLYRARRLEQALGTPAKIYYKYEGVSPAGSHKPNSAIPQAFYNKQAGIRRLATETGAGQWGSSLALACSMFGLECTVYMVKVSCTQKPYRKSMMQLWGANVIPSPSEFTNAGRAILAHDPDSNGSLGIAISEAVEDAVSRPDTNYALGSVLNHVCLHQTVIGQEAKEQLALAGDYPDVVIACCGGGSNFAGTAFPFLADRAAGKNVRCLAVEPASCPTLTKGVYAFDYGDTAKMAPIAMMYTLGHDFMPPGIHAGGLRYHGESALVSQLHHAGLIEAKSYRQNACFEAAHLFARSEGIVPAPESSHAVRAAIDEAVLAKEEGKEKTILFCLSGHGQLDMGAYDAYLSGGLEDFEYPEEMIRESLARLPKVDL; encoded by the coding sequence ATGCAGACAAAAATCCTGCTCGACGAAAGCCGCATCCCCACCCACTGGTATAACATCATCCCCGACATGCCCGGCCCCCTGGCGCCAGTCATCAATCCCCGGACCCTCCAGCCGGTGACACCCGACGACCTCCTCCCCATCTTCCCCATGGCCATTATCGAGCAGGAGGTCTCGGGCGAGCGGTGGATCCCGATTCCCGAGGAGGTGCGGGAGATCTACCGGCTCTGGCGGCCGTCACCCCTCTACCGGGCGCGGCGGCTGGAGCAGGCCCTCGGCACCCCGGCGAAGATCTACTACAAGTACGAAGGGGTGTCCCCGGCCGGCTCCCACAAGCCCAATTCGGCCATCCCCCAGGCCTTCTACAACAAGCAGGCCGGCATCCGTCGCCTCGCCACCGAGACCGGCGCCGGCCAGTGGGGGAGTTCCCTGGCCCTGGCCTGCTCCATGTTCGGCCTTGAGTGCACGGTCTACATGGTGAAAGTGTCGTGCACCCAGAAGCCCTACCGCAAGAGCATGATGCAGCTCTGGGGGGCCAATGTGATCCCGTCGCCCTCTGAGTTCACCAACGCCGGCCGTGCCATCCTGGCCCACGACCCGGACAGCAACGGGAGCCTCGGCATCGCCATCTCCGAGGCTGTGGAGGACGCTGTCTCCCGCCCCGACACCAACTACGCCCTGGGGAGCGTCCTGAACCACGTCTGCCTCCACCAGACCGTCATCGGCCAGGAGGCCAAGGAGCAGCTGGCCCTGGCCGGCGACTACCCAGACGTGGTCATCGCCTGCTGCGGCGGCGGCTCCAACTTCGCCGGCACGGCGTTCCCGTTCCTGGCCGACCGAGCCGCCGGCAAGAACGTCCGCTGCCTGGCCGTGGAGCCCGCCTCCTGCCCGACCCTCACCAAGGGGGTCTATGCCTTCGACTACGGCGACACCGCCAAGATGGCCCCCATCGCCATGATGTACACCCTGGGCCACGACTTCATGCCGCCGGGGATCCACGCTGGGGGCTTGCGCTACCATGGCGAGTCCGCCCTGGTGTCGCAGCTCCATCACGCGGGGCTCATCGAGGCGAAGTCGTACCGTCAGAACGCCTGTTTTGAGGCGGCCCACCTCTTTGCCCGCAGCGAGGGGATCGTCCCGGCCCCCGAATCGTCCCACGCGGTGCGGGCTGCCATTGACGAAGCGGTCCTCGCCAAGGAAGAGGGAAAGGAAAAGACTATCCTTTTCTGCCTCTCGGGCCACGGCCAGCTGGACATGGGGGCCTACGACGCCTACCTCTCCGGCGGGCTGGAGGATTTCGAGTATCCCGAGGAGATGATTCGGGAGTCCCTGGCGCGGCTGCCGAAGGTGGATCTGTAA
- the htpG gene encoding molecular chaperone HtpG, whose product MTKTTKKFETEVQQLLDLVIHSLYSNKDIFLRELISNSSDAIDKVLFEAHQNAAVIEGEPEGKIKLIPDKEAGTITIRDNGVGMTMEEVEKNIGTIAHSGTKAFLANLKEQNVSEHPELIGQFGVGFYASFMVADRVTLVTRRAGQDKAAGVRWESTGDGTYTVEEAVKETRGTEITLHLKEEMKEYLDEWKIRSIVRKYSDYVQYPVVMDVTRTEVPKGVNGEEIEGAGTIEKTVEETLNSMKAIWARAKSEVTEEEYEEFYKHVSHDFEKPLKTIHYSAEGVSEFKALLYLPAHKPFDLFMPERKKGVQLYVRRVFITDSCEQLIPDYLRFVKGVVDSSDLPLNVSREILQEDVQIKRIQKSLVSKIISTLSEMREKEADDYLAFYKEFGQVLKEGVHFDYANREKLQDLLLFESTRTEAGKFTSLKEYVERMPAGQEEIYFITGTSRTALEQSPHLEIFRKKEYEVLFLTDPVDEWVVQGVTEYDGKKLKAVDRGDVIPATEEEKKEQEAKREEAFKQYGDLLSFVKEKLDARVKEVRLSSRLTDSACCLVADEHGLNANMERILRAMNQDVPESKRILELNPDHPLMQVMANLFARDKANPRLGDYCDLLYDQALLTEGSPISDPLRFTRLVAELMVADGKAAAGE is encoded by the coding sequence ATGACGAAGACCACCAAGAAATTCGAAACCGAGGTCCAGCAGCTCCTCGATCTCGTAATTCACTCCCTTTACTCCAACAAGGACATCTTCCTCCGGGAACTCATCTCCAACTCTTCCGACGCCATCGACAAGGTCCTCTTCGAGGCTCACCAGAATGCGGCGGTCATTGAGGGAGAGCCGGAAGGGAAAATCAAGCTGATCCCCGACAAAGAGGCCGGCACCATCACCATCCGCGACAACGGGGTCGGCATGACCATGGAGGAGGTGGAGAAGAACATCGGCACCATCGCCCATTCGGGGACCAAGGCGTTCCTGGCGAACCTGAAGGAGCAGAACGTGTCCGAGCACCCGGAGCTGATCGGCCAGTTCGGGGTCGGCTTCTACGCTTCGTTCATGGTGGCCGACCGGGTCACCCTCGTCACCCGCCGTGCCGGCCAGGACAAGGCCGCCGGGGTCCGCTGGGAGTCCACCGGCGACGGCACCTACACCGTTGAAGAAGCAGTCAAGGAGACCCGCGGCACCGAAATCACCCTCCACCTGAAAGAAGAGATGAAGGAATATCTCGACGAGTGGAAGATCCGCTCCATCGTACGTAAATACTCCGACTACGTCCAGTACCCCGTCGTCATGGATGTGACCCGGACCGAAGTCCCGAAAGGGGTGAACGGCGAGGAAATCGAAGGGGCCGGCACCATCGAGAAAACTGTGGAAGAGACTCTCAACTCCATGAAGGCCATCTGGGCCCGCGCCAAGAGCGAAGTGACCGAGGAGGAGTACGAGGAGTTCTACAAGCACGTCTCCCACGATTTCGAGAAACCCCTCAAGACCATCCACTATTCGGCCGAAGGGGTGAGCGAGTTCAAGGCACTCCTCTACCTGCCGGCCCACAAACCCTTCGACCTCTTCATGCCCGAGCGCAAGAAAGGGGTCCAGCTCTACGTGCGCCGGGTCTTCATCACCGACTCCTGCGAGCAGCTCATCCCCGACTACCTCCGCTTCGTGAAGGGGGTGGTGGACTCCAGCGACCTGCCACTCAACGTGTCGCGGGAAATCCTCCAGGAAGATGTCCAGATCAAGCGGATCCAGAAAAGCCTCGTTTCCAAGATCATCTCCACCCTCTCAGAAATGCGGGAGAAGGAGGCCGACGACTACCTCGCCTTCTACAAGGAGTTCGGCCAGGTCCTCAAGGAAGGGGTCCACTTCGATTACGCCAACCGGGAGAAGCTCCAGGACCTCCTCCTCTTCGAAAGCACCAGGACCGAGGCGGGGAAATTCACCTCCCTCAAGGAGTACGTGGAGCGGATGCCCGCGGGGCAGGAAGAGATCTACTTCATCACTGGCACGAGCCGCACGGCCCTGGAGCAGTCCCCCCACCTGGAGATCTTCCGGAAGAAGGAATACGAGGTCCTCTTCCTGACCGATCCCGTGGACGAGTGGGTGGTGCAGGGGGTCACGGAGTACGACGGCAAGAAGCTCAAGGCCGTGGACCGGGGCGATGTCATCCCCGCCACCGAAGAGGAGAAGAAGGAGCAGGAGGCCAAGCGGGAAGAGGCGTTCAAGCAGTACGGCGACCTCCTCTCCTTCGTGAAGGAGAAGCTCGACGCGCGGGTGAAGGAAGTGCGCCTTTCCAGCCGCCTCACCGACAGCGCCTGCTGCCTCGTGGCCGACGAGCACGGTCTCAACGCCAACATGGAGCGGATTCTCCGGGCCATGAACCAGGATGTCCCCGAGTCGAAGCGGATTCTGGAGCTGAACCCGGATCACCCCCTCATGCAGGTGATGGCAAACCTCTTTGCCCGGGACAAGGCCAACCCGCGCCTGGGCGACTACTGCGACCTCCTCTACGACCAGGCTCTGCTCACCGAAGGCTCGCCCATCAGCGACCCGCTCCGGTTCACGCGGCTCGTGGCGGAGCTGATGGTGGCGGACGGGAAAGCGGCTGCGGGGGAGTAA
- a CDS encoding anthranilate synthase component II, which translates to MLLMIDNYDSFTYNIVQYFGELGEDVRVFRNDGITLEEIERLAPERLVISPGPCSPEEAGISVAAIRHFAGKIPILGVCLGHQSIGAAFGGKVVRSSTLMHGKTSPIHHNGQGLFRGLPNPFNATRYHSLVVERATFPDCLEITAWVEEGEVMGLAHRELPIWGVQFHPESILTEGGMDILKNFLEMTQ; encoded by the coding sequence ATGTTGCTCATGATCGACAATTACGACTCCTTCACCTACAACATCGTCCAGTACTTTGGCGAACTGGGGGAGGATGTGCGGGTCTTCCGCAACGACGGCATTACCCTGGAGGAGATCGAACGGCTGGCGCCCGAGCGCCTCGTCATTTCCCCCGGCCCTTGCTCCCCCGAGGAGGCGGGGATTTCCGTCGCCGCCATCCGCCACTTTGCCGGCAAGATCCCGATCCTCGGGGTCTGCCTCGGCCATCAGTCAATCGGCGCCGCCTTCGGCGGGAAGGTGGTCCGCAGCTCCACCCTCATGCACGGCAAGACTTCCCCGATCCACCACAACGGCCAGGGGCTCTTCCGGGGGCTCCCCAATCCCTTCAATGCCACCCGATACCACTCGCTGGTGGTGGAGCGGGCCACGTTCCCCGACTGCCTTGAGATCACCGCCTGGGTGGAGGAGGGGGAGGTCATGGGGCTCGCCCACAGGGAGCTGCCGATCTGGGGGGTCCAGTTCCATCCCGAGTCGATCCTCACCGAGGGGGGGATGGACATCCTCAAGAATTTCCTGGAGATGACACAATGA
- the trpC gene encoding indole-3-glycerol phosphate synthase TrpC, translating to MPTTPDILKKIVEHKRREVTAARSATPLAELKARIADLEDQPRGFERALRDCHASGWTAVIAEVKKGSPSKGLIRPDFDPLEIAETYEQNGAACLSVLTDEHFFLGNLRYLALIREQVRLPLLRKDFLFDPYQVFEARAAGADAILLIAAMLEREQIEELAGIARELSLDVLLEVHDEPEMETALATNCALIGINNRNLRTFVVDLATTEQLLPMVPADRFVVAESGVNTRADILRLQTAGARGFLIGESLMREEDIGAKLRELLG from the coding sequence ATGCCCACAACCCCTGACATCCTGAAAAAGATAGTCGAACACAAGCGCCGTGAGGTGACAGCGGCCCGTTCCGCCACCCCCCTTGCCGAGCTGAAGGCCCGCATCGCCGACCTGGAGGACCAGCCCCGGGGCTTCGAGCGGGCTCTGCGGGACTGCCACGCCTCCGGCTGGACCGCCGTCATCGCCGAGGTGAAGAAGGGGTCCCCCTCCAAGGGGCTCATCCGCCCCGACTTCGATCCCCTGGAGATCGCCGAAACCTACGAGCAGAACGGCGCCGCCTGCCTCTCGGTCCTGACCGACGAACATTTCTTTCTGGGGAACCTCCGCTACCTGGCCCTGATCCGCGAGCAGGTGCGGCTGCCGCTGCTGCGCAAGGATTTCCTCTTCGATCCCTACCAGGTCTTCGAAGCCCGGGCTGCCGGGGCCGACGCCATCCTCCTCATCGCCGCCATGCTGGAGCGGGAGCAGATCGAGGAGCTGGCCGGAATCGCCCGGGAGCTTTCCCTCGACGTGCTCCTGGAGGTCCACGACGAGCCGGAGATGGAGACGGCCCTTGCCACCAATTGCGCCCTTATCGGCATCAATAACCGCAACCTCCGCACCTTTGTTGTGGACCTGGCCACCACCGAGCAGCTCCTCCCCATGGTCCCCGCCGACCGGTTCGTGGTGGCCGAGAGCGGCGTGAACACCCGCGCCGACATCCTCCGTCTCCAGACCGCCGGTGCCCGCGGCTTCCTCATTGGCGAGTCCCTCATGCGGGAGGAGGACATCGGGGCCAAGCTCCGGGAGTTGTTGGGGTGA
- the trpE gene encoding anthranilate synthase component I, with the protein MYFPDFETFRSLASQGNLIPVCREIMADMDTPVSAFRKIDDGSYSFLLESIEGGEKWGRYSFLGSNPATVIRTRGTTVEIVTNGETRAVTSDDPLGFVREYLSRFHPVEIPGLPRFFGGAVGYLGYDMVRHFERLPTEKPAVIGAWDSCFVITDTILIFDTMRQKITVVSNAHLEDGQAPEAAYAEAIARVDALIAKLRAPLPAMPATPAVRTVSFSSNVPRENFEAAVEKCKEYVRAGDIIQVVLSQRFSGALTVEPLAIYRVLRTLNPSPYMFFLRMDDTLVVGASPEVMVRKEGDRVELRPIAGTRPRGATPEEDQQLAEELLADPKERAEHVMLVDLGRNDLGRVCRTGTVKVSELMVIERYSHVMHIVSNVEGELVEGKDAFDVVRATFPAGTLSGAPKVRAMEIIDELEPVRREVYGGAVGYFSFSGNMDLAIAIRTLVIRDGMVHLQAGAGIVADSDPAAEYQETVNKAMAAVKAIETAEKGLD; encoded by the coding sequence GTGTATTTTCCCGATTTCGAGACCTTCCGGTCCCTGGCCTCCCAAGGCAACCTGATTCCCGTCTGCCGCGAGATCATGGCCGATATGGACACGCCGGTCAGCGCCTTCCGCAAGATCGACGACGGTTCCTACTCCTTCCTCCTGGAAAGTATCGAGGGGGGTGAGAAGTGGGGCCGCTATTCCTTTCTCGGCTCCAACCCTGCCACCGTCATCCGGACCCGCGGCACCACCGTGGAGATCGTCACCAACGGCGAGACCCGCGCCGTTACCAGCGACGACCCCCTGGGCTTTGTGCGGGAGTATCTGAGCCGGTTCCACCCCGTGGAGATCCCCGGGCTCCCTCGCTTCTTCGGCGGCGCCGTGGGATACCTGGGGTACGACATGGTGCGCCACTTCGAGCGGCTTCCCACGGAGAAGCCGGCCGTCATCGGGGCCTGGGATTCCTGCTTCGTCATCACCGACACGATCCTGATCTTCGACACCATGCGGCAGAAAATCACCGTGGTCTCCAACGCCCATCTGGAGGATGGACAGGCTCCTGAGGCCGCCTATGCCGAGGCCATTGCCCGGGTGGACGCCCTCATCGCCAAGCTCCGAGCCCCCCTGCCGGCAATGCCGGCGACGCCTGCTGTGCGCACGGTCTCCTTCTCGTCCAACGTTCCCCGCGAAAACTTCGAGGCGGCGGTGGAGAAATGCAAGGAGTACGTCCGGGCCGGGGACATCATCCAGGTGGTCCTCTCCCAGCGCTTCTCCGGCGCGCTCACCGTGGAGCCCCTCGCCATCTACCGCGTGCTGCGGACCCTGAACCCTTCCCCCTACATGTTCTTCCTCCGCATGGACGACACCCTGGTGGTGGGGGCCTCCCCCGAGGTCATGGTCCGCAAGGAGGGAGACCGGGTGGAGCTGCGCCCCATCGCCGGCACCCGCCCCCGGGGCGCGACCCCGGAGGAGGACCAACAACTGGCGGAAGAACTCCTGGCCGATCCCAAGGAGCGGGCCGAGCACGTGATGCTCGTGGACCTGGGGCGCAACGACCTGGGGCGGGTCTGCCGGACCGGCACCGTGAAGGTGTCGGAGCTCATGGTCATCGAGCGCTATTCCCACGTGATGCACATCGTCTCCAACGTGGAGGGGGAACTGGTCGAGGGGAAGGACGCCTTCGACGTGGTGCGGGCTACCTTCCCGGCGGGTACCCTCTCCGGCGCCCCCAAGGTGCGGGCCATGGAGATCATCGACGAGCTGGAGCCGGTCCGCCGCGAGGTCTACGGCGGCGCCGTGGGGTACTTCTCCTTCTCCGGCAACATGGACCTGGCCATCGCCATCCGCACCCTCGTCATCCGCGACGGCATGGTGCACCTCCAGGCAGGCGCCGGCATCGTGGCCGACTCGGACCCGGCCGCGGAATACCAGGAGACCGTCAACAAGGCCATGGCTGCGGTTAAGGCCATCGAGACCGCGGAAAAGGGATTGGACTGA
- a CDS encoding type II toxin-antitoxin system PemK/MazF family toxin has product MGMVVKRFDVYLVNLDPTVGREIRKARPCLIISPDEMNRYIGTVIVAPMTTKGRDYPTRVQCSFKGKEGQVVLDQIRTVDKSRLFQKLGRIDKETQEEVLSILAEMFAP; this is encoded by the coding sequence ATGGGAATGGTAGTCAAACGCTTCGACGTCTATCTGGTCAACCTGGACCCCACCGTCGGCAGGGAGATTCGCAAGGCAAGGCCATGTCTCATTATCTCACCCGATGAAATGAACCGGTACATCGGCACCGTTATCGTTGCCCCCATGACCACCAAAGGGAGGGATTATCCCACGCGGGTGCAGTGCTCCTTCAAGGGCAAGGAGGGACAGGTTGTCCTTGACCAGATCAGAACCGTGGACAAGTCCCGTCTTTTCCAGAAGCTCGGAAGAATCGACAAAGAAACGCAGGAAGAGGTGTTGTCCATTCTTGCGGAGATGTTTGCGCCGTAA